A region from the Desulfuromonas acetexigens genome encodes:
- a CDS encoding proline--tRNA ligase translates to MRYSQYLLNTLKETPADAEVVSHQLMMRAGMIRKIAAGIYSYLPLGLRSIRKVEQIIREEMNRAGAIELLMPMVVPAELWQESTRWEQYGKELLRFKDRKEADFCLGPTHEEVITDIVRREVRSYRQLPLNLYQVQSKFRDEIRPRFGLMRGREFIMKDAYSFDVDEAGADVAYDKMYQAYRRIFERCGLRFRAVEADTGNIGGSSSHEFMVLADSGEDAIVSCDSCEYAANVEKAELRDAGATAPAPTEALSKVATPNQRTIEEVAAFLKVEPARLIKTLILRTDGGETATVLLRGDRELNDIKLCRLLCCNEVELADEETVRRVTGAPSGFAGPVGLKGRIFADFEVRAMADAVTGANEADAHYTGVTCGRDFTVETFADLREAVAGDPCPRCAGKLEVWRGIEVGHVFKLGTKYSQALGATFLDAQGQEQVIFMGCYGIGVGRTVAAAIEQNNDANGIIFPMPIAPFQVIVTMVNPNDAEVCAAAEKLYADLLERGVEVLLDDRDERPGSKFKDADLLGIPLRVTVGARGLKDGALEVQERRSGTREMVPLAEVAEVVAARVRSALAG, encoded by the coding sequence ATGCGCTATTCCCAATATCTTCTCAATACCTTGAAAGAGACCCCGGCCGATGCCGAGGTGGTCAGCCACCAGCTGATGATGCGCGCGGGCATGATCCGCAAGATCGCCGCCGGTATTTATAGCTATCTGCCCCTCGGGCTCCGCTCGATTCGCAAGGTCGAACAGATCATCCGCGAGGAGATGAACCGGGCCGGGGCAATCGAGCTGCTGATGCCGATGGTCGTTCCCGCCGAACTCTGGCAGGAATCGACCCGCTGGGAGCAGTACGGCAAGGAGTTGCTGCGCTTCAAGGATCGTAAAGAGGCCGATTTCTGCCTCGGACCGACGCACGAGGAGGTCATCACCGACATCGTCCGCCGTGAGGTTCGTTCCTACCGGCAACTGCCGCTGAATCTCTACCAGGTTCAGTCCAAGTTCCGCGACGAGATACGTCCCCGTTTCGGCCTCATGCGCGGCCGTGAGTTCATCATGAAGGATGCCTATTCCTTCGATGTGGACGAGGCTGGTGCCGACGTCGCCTATGACAAGATGTACCAGGCCTATCGGCGCATCTTCGAGCGCTGCGGCCTGCGCTTCCGCGCCGTCGAGGCCGACACCGGCAACATCGGCGGCAGCTCCTCCCACGAGTTCATGGTGCTGGCCGATTCGGGCGAAGACGCCATCGTATCCTGCGACAGCTGCGAATACGCCGCCAATGTCGAAAAGGCGGAATTGCGCGATGCCGGCGCCACGGCACCGGCGCCGACCGAGGCGTTGAGCAAAGTGGCGACGCCGAACCAGCGGACCATCGAGGAGGTCGCCGCTTTTCTCAAGGTGGAACCGGCGCGGCTGATCAAGACCCTGATCCTGCGCACCGACGGCGGCGAGACGGCGACGGTGCTGCTGCGCGGCGATCGCGAGCTTAACGACATCAAACTCTGCCGGCTGCTGTGCTGCAACGAGGTGGAGCTGGCCGACGAGGAGACGGTGCGCCGCGTGACCGGGGCGCCGAGTGGTTTCGCCGGGCCGGTGGGGCTGAAAGGGCGGATTTTCGCCGACTTCGAGGTGCGCGCCATGGCCGATGCCGTGACCGGCGCCAACGAGGCCGACGCCCATTACACCGGCGTGACCTGCGGCCGGGATTTTACCGTCGAAACCTTCGCCGATCTGCGCGAGGCGGTCGCCGGTGATCCCTGCCCGCGCTGCGCCGGCAAGCTCGAGGTCTGGCGGGGGATCGAGGTCGGCCACGTCTTCAAGCTCGGCACCAAATATTCCCAGGCCCTCGGCGCTACCTTCCTCGATGCCCAGGGGCAAGAGCAGGTGATCTTCATGGGCTGCTACGGTATCGGCGTGGGGCGCACGGTGGCGGCGGCCATCGAGCAGAACAACGATGCAAACGGCATCATTTTTCCCATGCCCATCGCCCCCTTCCAGGTCATCGTCACCATGGTCAATCCCAACGACGCCGAGGTTTGCGCGGCCGCCGAAAAACTCTATGCCGATCTGCTGGAGCGCGGAGTCGAAGTGCTCCTCGACGACCGCGACGAGCGCCCCGGCAGCAAGTTCAAGGACGCCGACCTGCTCGGCATTCCGCTGCGGGTGACGGTCGGGGCGCGGGGACTCAAGGACGGTGCCCTCGAAGTGCAGGAGCGGCGCAGCGGCACCCGGGAGATGGTGCCCCTGGCCGAGGTGGCCGAGGTGGTGGCGGCGCGGGTGCGCAGCGCCCTGGCGGGCTGA
- a CDS encoding DUF4388 domain-containing protein: MAKMIIDSGGRLSLPHPVVRELGQKTLELSSFSPRHLLLTHRRDEGELVMAGELGELAIADLLSFFNMFRKSGVLTFYFPAGVKELSFLQGEIIAASSSLPEEQLGEILCVLGKLDRSALHWARNLAGGVPPTGQLLVDKGLVGAKDLWQVVRYRAETIIYSLFALSGGSFFFVARTPEVDEQVRLSMSTQNLIMEGLRRFDERALFMRRIGSDRHLPVLTGKTLAGLPPVAERMLELIAQGRYPVRELLRKAGGGEFEGLRLLHQLLEKGLVAMEEAPAPPLEGELGDLLNIFNGALTAISRRVLGRHPGFLDEVRAFMRDVPQPFSFVFRDVGLCDDGSVDGGRILANLAGLEEGDKERLLAEALSELIYMACGVARRELPEVESGELIQRVREVTQRVKSFIGRKG; this comes from the coding sequence ATGGCGAAGATGATCATCGACAGCGGCGGCCGGTTGAGTCTGCCTCATCCCGTGGTCAGGGAACTGGGGCAAAAAACCCTGGAGCTGTCCTCCTTTTCCCCCCGGCATCTGCTTCTGACCCATCGTCGCGATGAGGGCGAGTTGGTCATGGCCGGCGAGCTGGGCGAGTTGGCCATCGCTGATCTGCTCTCTTTTTTTAACATGTTCCGCAAGTCGGGAGTGCTGACCTTTTACTTTCCTGCCGGAGTCAAGGAGTTGTCCTTCCTGCAGGGGGAGATCATCGCCGCCTCCAGCTCCCTGCCCGAGGAGCAGTTGGGTGAGATTCTCTGCGTCCTGGGCAAGCTTGATCGTTCCGCCCTGCACTGGGCGCGAAACCTGGCGGGGGGCGTACCGCCGACGGGGCAGCTGCTGGTCGACAAGGGGTTGGTGGGGGCCAAGGATCTCTGGCAGGTCGTTCGCTATCGGGCCGAAACGATCATTTACAGCCTCTTTGCCTTGTCTGGCGGGAGCTTTTTTTTCGTTGCGCGTACCCCTGAAGTCGATGAGCAGGTGCGCCTGTCCATGAGTACCCAGAATCTCATTATGGAAGGCCTGCGGCGTTTCGACGAGCGGGCGCTCTTCATGCGTCGCATCGGCTCCGATCGGCATCTGCCGGTACTGACCGGCAAAACCCTGGCCGGTTTGCCGCCGGTCGCCGAGCGTATGTTGGAACTGATCGCCCAGGGACGCTATCCGGTGCGGGAACTGCTGCGCAAAGCCGGAGGTGGGGAGTTCGAGGGATTGCGGCTGCTGCATCAGCTCCTCGAAAAGGGGCTAGTCGCCATGGAAGAGGCTCCGGCGCCGCCGTTGGAGGGGGAACTCGGAGACCTGCTGAATATCTTCAACGGTGCCCTGACCGCCATCAGCCGCCGGGTGCTGGGCAGGCACCCCGGCTTCCTCGACGAGGTCCGGGCTTTCATGCGCGACGTGCCCCAGCCTTTTTCCTTCGTCTTCCGCGATGTTGGTCTCTGCGACGATGGTTCCGTCGACGGTGGGCGCATTCTCGCCAATCTTGCTGGGCTCGAAGAGGGGGATAAAGAACGACTACTGGCCGAGGCCTTGAGTGAACTGATTTATATGGCCTGTGGCGTGGCCCGGCGGGAACTGCCGGAAGTCGAGTCTGGAGAACTGATCCAGCGGGTGCGCGAAGTCACGCAACGGGTCAAATCATTTATCGGGAGGAAGGGATGA